From the Brachyhypopomus gauderio isolate BG-103 chromosome 5, BGAUD_0.2, whole genome shotgun sequence genome, one window contains:
- the LOC143514834 gene encoding tubby-related protein 4-like isoform X3: MDCHGRMIAHLLLHETKGIVSMAWSYPSFIMEDSSESDTDSDDCTSLQVRSLKLLLTVCFTSGDISLMCNYDDLTPTIICTGLKDIVVQWCSQGDLLAVAGFERQLGIPESAFFTASKTAVVKFYNYRGEYIYLLETPAQRPVSTLCWGHKDSRLFLACGAALYVIRVERRIASLQLLCQQVIASTLREEKDVSKLSIPSRISRYVSSAFAPTIKPAIPDTNNMRDFVSYPSSGNERLYCTMKRTDDNLEVGGPCYTLYLEYLGGLVPILKGRRISKLRPEFIIMDPKTDGKTDEWYGNSLISSMVDSCNCSDCSDIELSDDWVGKKSPKMSRGSKSPKLPRINIEPRKSPKPSRATQEVSRSPRLPIRKPSIGSPSLTRREFPLEDIAQNNYLAQVTSNIWGTKFKLVGLASFLPANLGTVIYKTSLLHLQPRQMTIYLPEVKKISMEYINLPIFSPNVFSEDDDDLPVTTTPGLPDDTPPCTVNIPIAPIHSPAQAMSCTQSIGLVQSLLANKDALSNPTIVSPTRVVVNSQDTARTPFTVPTRYSNSDHVLYGGINIGQLMNTQLLQNTQSSNLTQHGMHLKQHQQQLPPFLELQQQKQHCQEMYHLQEPQCQLQVQLKKQIQQQQQILKNHVMYQQQHHLQMQVQQMEQQHLPQLNQMQQQHLQMDIQIYHQHQQQHQMQIPVHSLPSYPPRRQVLQFSQSHLHVSQHTGTYGAKQMEDKLLLNIKPIPPTFHLAEEDAVVFSAPQEVNKITAPPPYPGTAPEIHVMTTLSAATGSSSSVGAICNCETPPPEDTYRKREDDNLHPSVTKKVPNPSSFGFERITTFDSSGNVEEVCRPRIQLASNQNLCTVHCSGSSSVLRVSSSLCEEKKVQLPYASSTLNQLTVPRYSIPIGQPPPYPDSANEIARAQSHIPRLDTKTYGTLRQDSQEVMLKSSQMLDPQMILPIVSVFHEEMAPVALHTYSQCSSISGASSDITTSDNCETITRKDLSRSASGTSHSTVKVHSSSNLGLPSESSYNLTNLKGIGNGIGDTGNTDTADFINTALTENEPLNRSLRQLSLTTEVVNPTVKPSQSYQWDPSVTEEIWVPQDRATNFSATSLPVCHKPPASILNPAQSVDIAQPVISSSTHPSATNCKAIETYQITVPCSPGSSSGGAHIQPVLASPLSFLPQQMFAPVAFSQQEHTLVLPPIYPPNLSNFTCGSLPPYPGVSSSSNLPMTPVAVCPWDTCNPCSTMPSLLSTLPENVSEIINTPVMYTPSQTAPLLLPSDSEGLVDAPEDPSENTGFQEVISLSKGVIPQCTDKFGKKNQKRLDSNRNDEVSVPSTSVACSKSRKEGRALIDFSISNPGLGGQENKKTKGQKEQQKTKKFSRPTTSEFQDSSESESEFIVNGDELMNQSQSSKKAWKAKKSLRSGGCEFDDIKSLRKAVEKEDCCLDNEGFVYIMANKQPLWNEATQVYQLDFGGRVTQESAKNFQIELEGRQVMQFGRIDGNAYILDFQYPFSAVQAFAVALANVTQRLK; this comes from the exons ACATTGTGGTGCAGTGGTGTTCTCAAGGGGACCTGTTGGCAGTTGCTGGATTTGAGAGACAATTGGGCATCCCCGAGTCTGCCTTTTTTACAGCATCCAAAACTGCAGTTGTTAAGTTTTACAATTATCGTGGAGAATACATCTATCTACTTGAAACACCTGCACAG AGGCCAGTTAGTACCCTTTGCTGGGGTCATAAGGACTCTCGTCTGTTTCTGGCATGTGGAGCAGCACTATATGTGATTAGGGTAGAGCGCAGGATTGCCAGTCTACAGTTGTTATGCCAACAGGTGATTGCCAGCACACTGCGAGAAGAGAAGGATGTATCCAAACTCAGTATTCCTTCTCGCATAAGCAGATATGTATCTTCTGCCTTTGCTCCCACTATTAAG CCCGCCATACCTGATACAAACAATATGCGGGACTTTGTGAGCTACCCCTCCTCAGGGAATGAGCGACTTTATTGTACTATGAAGCGCACAGATGATAACTTGGAGGTGGGTGGGCCCTGTTACACCTTATACCTGGAGTACTTGGGTGGGCTTGTTCCCATTCTGAAGGGCCGCAGGATCAGCAAGCTACGCCCTGAGTTTATCATTATGGACCCCAAGACAGATGGGAAGACAG ATGAATGGTATGGGAACAGCCTCATCTCTTCTATGGTAGACAGCTGCAACTGCTCAGATTGCAGTGACATAGAACTCAGCGATGACTGGGTGGGCAAGAAATCACCAAAGATGTCCAGAGGAAGCAAGTCACCCAAGCTCCCCAG GATAAATATAGAGCCCCGTAAGTCCCCTAAGCCATCCCGTGCTACACAGGAAGTATCTAGATCACCAAGGTTACCTATCCGCAAACCCTCCATTGGATCTCCAAGTCTGACTCGCAGAGAGTTTCCTTTAGAAGACATAGCACAG AATAATTACCTTGCTCAAGTCACATCTAACATATGGGGAACAAAGTTTAAACTTGTGGGACTTGCATCTTTCTTACCAGCAAACCTTGGTACAG TTATTTATAAAACCAGTCTGTTGCACCTGCAGCCTAGGCAGATGACTATCTATCTGCCCGAGGTAAAGAAGATTTCCATGGAATACATCAACTTACCTATTTTCAGCCCAAATGTCTTtagtgaggatgatgatgacctGCCTGTGACTACAACTCCAGGACTTCCTGATGACACCCCTCCTTGTACTGTTAACATACCTATTGCACCAATCCATAGCCCTGCCCAAGCAATGTCCTGTACCCAGAGCATTGGTTTGGTTCAGTCATTGCTTGCCAATAAGGATGCATTGTCCAATCCAACAATAGTGTCCCCTACTAGGGTGGTGGTCAACAGCCAGGATACTGCCAGGACGCCTTTTACTGTACCAACTAGATATTCCAATTCTGATCATGTTTTATATGGAGGAATAAACATTGGACAACTTATGAATACCCAGCTACTTCAAAATACCCAGTCATCAAATTTGACTCAGCATGGAATGCATCTAaaacagcatcaacaacagTTGCCACCATTCCTGGAGCTTCAGCAACAGAAGCAGCACTGTCAAGAGATGTACCATTTACAAGAACCACAATGCCAACTTCAAGTGCAACTGaaaaaacaaatacaacaaCAGCAGCAGATACTGAAAAATCATGTAATGTACCAACAGCAACACCATCTTCAAATGCAGGTCCAGCAGATGGAGCAGCAGCACTTGCCCCAACTTAATCAAATGCAACAGCAACATCTACAAATGGATATCCAGATCTATCATCAGCACCAACAGCAGCATCAAATGCAAATTCCTGTTCATTCTTTACCTTCATATCCTCCACGTAGACAAGTCCTGCAGTTCTCACAAAGTCATTTACATGTGTCTCAACATACTGGAACATATGGGGCTAAACAAATGGAGGATAAGCTACTGCTCAATATCAAACCCATTCCCCCTACCTTTCATCTGGCAGAGGAAGATGCTGTGGTTTTCAGTGCCCCTCAGGAAGTTAACAAAATTACTGCTCCTCCCCCCTACCCTGGTACAGCTCCAGAAATTCATGTTATGACCACATTGTCTGCTGCAACTGGTAGTTCCTCTTCAGTAGGAGCAATTTGTAACTGTGAAACTCCACCTCCAGAAGATACTTATCGGAAGAGAGAGGATGATAACCtgcatccatctgtcacaaaGAAAGTACCGAATCCAAGCTCATTTGGTTTTGAAAGGATCACCACATTTGACAGTAGTGGAAATGTGGAGGAGGTTTGCAGGCCTCGCATACAACTAGCCAGTAATCAGAATCTTTGTACAGTTCACTGTTCAGGGAGTTCTTCTGTGCTCAGGGTTTCATCTTCCTTATGTGAGGAGAAAAAGGTGCAGCTCCCCTATGCCTCATCCACACTTAACCAGCTCACTGTTCCTAGATACTCCATACCCATTGGACAGCCTCCTCCTTACCCAGATTCAGCCAATGAAATTGCTAGAGCACAAAGCCACATACCAAGACTTGACACCAAGACTTATGGCACCTTGAGGCAGGATAGTCAAGAGGTAATGTTGAAGAGTTCTCAGATGCTTGATCCTCAGATGATTCTTCCCATTGTGTCAGTCTTTCATGAAGAAATGGCACCAGTGGCACTTCATACTTATAGTCAGTGTAGCAGCATCAGTGGAGCAAGCAGTGACATCACAACCAGTGACAATTGTGAAACCATCACAAGAAAAGACTTGTCACGTTCTGCAAGTGGCACAAGCCACAGCACAGTAAAGGTGCATTCTAGCAGTAATTTGGGGCTGCCTTCAGAGTCCTCTTATAATTTAACCAATTTAAAGGGCATTGGTAATGGTATAGGTGACACTGGTAACACAGATACAGCTGATTTTATCAACACTGCCCTTACCGAAAATGAGCCTTTGAATCGGTCACTAAGGCAACTTTCTCTTACCACAGAGGTAGTTAACCCAACTGTTAAACCATCACAATCGTATCAATGGGATCCATCTGTGACAGAAGAAATATGGGTTCCTCAGGACAGAGCGACCAATTTTTCCGCAACCTCTCTCCCTGTTTGTCATAAACCACCTGCATCCATCCTTAATCCTGCTCAATCTGTAGATATTGCTCAGCCTGTTATAAGTTCTTCTACACACCCAAGTGCCACAAATTGCAAAGCAATTGAGACATACCAAATCACTGTTCCCTGTTCCCCAGGTAGCAGCAGTGGTGGTGCCCACATCCAGCCTGTCCTGGCCTCACCACTGTCCTTCTTGCCTCAACAAATGTTTGCACCAGTTGCCTTTTCACAGCAAGAGCATACCCTTGTATTGCCACCGATTTACCCTCCTAATTTAAGTAATTTTACCTGTGGCTCTCTTCCACCTTATCCTGGGGTTAGTTCTAGTTCAAATTTACCTATGACCCCAGTTGCTGTTTGTCCATGGGACACATGCAACCCCTGCTCAACCATGCCTAGCCTCTTAAGTACACTTCCAGAAAATGTCTCTGAAATAATCAACACGCCTGTTATGTATACTCCCTCGCAAACTGCACCTCTGTTGTTGCCCTCAGATTCAGAGGGTTTAGTTGATGCTCCAGAGGACCCCTCTGAGAATACAGGTTTCCAGGAGGTGATCTCTCTTAGCAAAGGCGTAATTCCCCAGTGTACTGATAAGTTTGGCAAGAAGAACCAAAAGAGATTAGACAGTAATCGGAATGATGAAGTCAGTGTTCCCTCAACCTCAGTAGCGTGCAGCAAATCCAGAAAAGAGGGCCGTGCCCTTATCGATTTCAGCATCTCTAATCCAGGATTGGGTGGCCAAGAAAACAAGAAAACCAAAGGACAAAAGGAGcaacaaaagacaaaaaagtTTAGTAGGCCCACAACAAGCGAGTTCCAAGACAGTTCTGAGAGCGAGTCTGAGTTTATTGTTAATGGGGATGAGTTGATGAACCAAAGCCAGAGTAGCAAGAAAGCCTGGAAGGCCAAGAAGAGTCTTCGGTCAGGTGGCTGTGAATTTGATGATATTAAGTCTCTGAGAAAGGCTGTTGAAAAAGAGGACTGTTGCTTGGACAACGAGGGCTTCGTCTACATCATGGCCAACAAACAGCCTCTTTGGAATGAAGCAACACAGGTATACCAGTTGGATTTCGGAGGAAGGGTCACACAGGAGTCAGCTAAAAATTTCCAAATAGAGCTTGAAGGAAGACAG GTAATGCAGTTTGGCAGGATCGACGGGAATGCCTATATCCTGGACTTTCAATACCCATTTTCAGCAGTGCAAGCATTTGCTGTAGCCCTGGCCAATGTTACACAGCGTCTCAAGTAA